A window from Acropora palmata chromosome 14, jaAcrPala1.3, whole genome shotgun sequence encodes these proteins:
- the LOC141866030 gene encoding uncharacterized protein LOC141866030 isoform X2 → MTTGTEKPTTRVIQVTNIAQNATVDQMKTLFGFLGEIEEMHLFPEDPMVHLGTATRVCFVKFTDPSSVHVAQHLTNTVFIDRALIVVPVQDGTIPDESQAVQLAAPASAVAGGFTGSSGGLLPTPPIPAQVPIVPGVVSTVIPGLATTLTMPAPLPTPPPLTNVDPSKIDEIRRTVYVGNLDTTLSAEQLMAFFSGCGEIRYVRMSGDETQPTRFAFVEFSESSAVNTALQYNGAIFGGRPLKVNHSKNAIVKPASKSSDKDRKDVDKAMRRVKEASSIIEDEIDPADKSRSRSRSRSRQRSRSRSRRRKSRSGSGSRRRRSRTRSPSRSMRRRSRSTSVSRRRKRSRTRSPSRDKYRDRRRRSRSSSRHKNFRRSRSRERRKPRRSRSRERKSRSRDRSRDKSRERKRTVSPERSPSKERKPVKEKSVEKDEVKEKSREKSEERADTEKRISKENERAKEKELEREKERERRKEKERQKEKEREKEREKREREKEKEKQREEERERKREREQEREKERDRDRRRGRSKSASRSPSPKRHHKRKKEKKTREKKYSSSQSADEESDKERNFPESDGEKEKSKRSKRHGSVEPQDSEDSDYEKTKKKKKKYVEEDMDEDMSDDEERRDEREDKQYSEQRDESRHREEKSDRDNRDERKSKKKSRGYKKKPVSAGDYDSDSH, encoded by the exons ATGACTACAGGGACTGAGAAGCCCACTACGCGGGTAATCCAAGTAACAAACATTGCGCAAAATGCTACAGTTGATCAAATGAAGACCTTGTTTGGTTTTCTTGGAGAAATCGAGGAAATGCATCTTTTCCCAGA AGATCCTATGGTCCACCTCGGTACTGCGACTCGTGTATGCTTTGTCAAGTTTACTGATCCCTCCAGCGTGCATGTTGCACAACATCTCACAAACACTGTCTTTATAGACAGAGCTCTGATTGTGGTACCAGTTCAAGATG GAACAATACCAGATGAATCTCAAGCAGTTCAGTTAGCAGCACCAGCAAGTGCTGTTGCTGGAGGATTTACTGGATCATCAGGAGGACTTCTACCCACCCCACCCATACCAGCTCAG GTTCCTATTGTTCCTGGTGTTGTTTCCACTGTGATTCCTGGG TTGGCCACCACTCTGACAATGCCAGCACCCCTACCAACCCCTCCCCCATTGACCAATGTGGACCCAAGCAAAATTGATGAAATAAGAAGAACTGTGTATGTTGGTAACTTGGATACGACG CTCTCGGCAGAACAACTCATGGCATTTTTCTCTGGCTGTGGTGAGATCAGATATGTTAGAATGTCAGGAGATGAAACCCAGCCCACCAG gtttgcttttgttgagTTTTCAGAGTCCAGTGCAGTAAACACTGCCTTGCAGTACAATGGAGCAATTTTTGGTGGCCGACCGCTCAA AGTCAACCACTCCAAAAATGCCATTGTTAAGCCAGCATCAAAATCCTCAGACAAGGATAGAAAAGATGTTGACAAAGCAATGCGGCGTGTCAAAGAAGCATCCTCCATAATTGAAGATGAAATTGATCCAG CGGACAAGTCAAGATCTCGCTCCAGATCAAGATCTAGACAAAGATCCAGATCAAG GTCCAGAAGACGTAAGTCTCGTTCCGGGTCAGGATCTCGTAGAAGGCGGTCACGCACTCGCTCACCTTCCAG GTCCATGAGACGCAGATCTCGTTCCACGTCAGTGTCTCGAAGAAGAAAGCGATCACGCACCCGCTCACCCTCCAG AGATAAATATAGAGACAGGCGTCGTAGATCTCGTTCATCATCACGGCACAAGAATTTTCGACGTTCTAGGAGCAG GGAAAGGAGGAAACCAAGGCGTTCTAGGTCAAGGGAACGAAAGTCCAGATCTCGTGACCGCTCACGTGATAAGTCTAGAGAAAGAAAGAGGACAGTTTCACCAGAGAGATCGCcatcaaaagaaagaaaaccagtAAAGGAGAAATCCGTGGAGAAAGATGAAGTAAAGGAGAAAAGCAGAGAAAAATCAGAAGAAAGGGCAGACACAGAGAAAAGGATATccaaggaaaatgaaagagcaaaagaaaaagaactagaaagagaaaaagaacgagaaagaagaaaggaaaaggaaagacagaaagaaaaggagagaGAAAAGGAAAGGGAAAAACGAGAAcgggagaaagaaaaagagaagcaACGAGAGGAAGAACGAGAGAGGAAACGTGAAAGAGAACAagaacgagaaaaagagcgtgACAGGGACAGACGTAGGGGAAGATCAAAGAGTGCATCAAGGTCGCCATCTCCGAAGAG GCATCACaagagaaagaaggaaaagaaaaccagAGAAAAAAAGTACAGCAGTTCACAAAGTGCTGATGAAGAAAGtgacaaagaaagaaactttCCAG AGAGTGATggagaaaaggagaaaagtaAGAGAAGCAAACGACATGGTAGTGTAGAACCACAAGACAGTGAAGACTCGGATTACGAGAAGactaagaaaaagaagaagaaatatgTTGAAGAAGACATGGATGAGGACATGTCAGATGATGAGGAGCGAAGAGATGAGCGGGAAGATAAACAGTACAGTGAGCAACGAGATGAAAGCCGAcacagagaagaaaaaagtgaCCGAGACAACAGGGATGAGAGGAAGTCAAAGAAGAAATCACGAGGATACAAGAAGAAGCCAGTTAGTGCTGGCGATTATGACAGTGACAGTCACTGA
- the LOC141866030 gene encoding uncharacterized protein LOC141866030 isoform X1, whose translation MTTGTEKPTTRVIQVTNIAQNATVDQMKTLFGFLGEIEEMHLFPEDPMVHLGTATRVCFVKFTDPSSVHVAQHLTNTVFIDRALIVVPVQDGTIPDESQAVQLAAPASAVAGGFTGSSGGLLPTPPIPAQVPIVPGVVSTVIPGLATTLTMPAPLPTPPPLTNVDPSKIDEIRRTVYVGNLDTTLSAEQLMAFFSGCGEIRYVRMSGDETQPTRFAFVEFSESSAVNTALQYNGAIFGGRPLKVNHSKNAIVKPASKSSDKDRKDVDKAMRRVKEASSIIEDEIDPADKSRSRSRSRSRQRSRSRSRRRKSRSGSGSRRRRSRTRSPSRSMRRRSRSTSVSRRRKRSRTRSPSRDKYRDRRRRSRSSSRHKNFRRSRSRERRKPRRSRSRERKSRSRDRSRDKSRERKRTVSPERSPSKERKPVKEKSVEKDEVKEKSREKSEERADTEKRISKENERAKEKELEREKERERRKEKERQKEKEREKEREKREREKEKEKQREEERERKREREQEREKERDRDRRRGRSKSASRSPSPKRHHKRKKEKKTREKKYSSSQSADEESDKERNFPAESDGEKEKSKRSKRHGSVEPQDSEDSDYEKTKKKKKKYVEEDMDEDMSDDEERRDEREDKQYSEQRDESRHREEKSDRDNRDERKSKKKSRGYKKKPVSAGDYDSDSH comes from the exons ATGACTACAGGGACTGAGAAGCCCACTACGCGGGTAATCCAAGTAACAAACATTGCGCAAAATGCTACAGTTGATCAAATGAAGACCTTGTTTGGTTTTCTTGGAGAAATCGAGGAAATGCATCTTTTCCCAGA AGATCCTATGGTCCACCTCGGTACTGCGACTCGTGTATGCTTTGTCAAGTTTACTGATCCCTCCAGCGTGCATGTTGCACAACATCTCACAAACACTGTCTTTATAGACAGAGCTCTGATTGTGGTACCAGTTCAAGATG GAACAATACCAGATGAATCTCAAGCAGTTCAGTTAGCAGCACCAGCAAGTGCTGTTGCTGGAGGATTTACTGGATCATCAGGAGGACTTCTACCCACCCCACCCATACCAGCTCAG GTTCCTATTGTTCCTGGTGTTGTTTCCACTGTGATTCCTGGG TTGGCCACCACTCTGACAATGCCAGCACCCCTACCAACCCCTCCCCCATTGACCAATGTGGACCCAAGCAAAATTGATGAAATAAGAAGAACTGTGTATGTTGGTAACTTGGATACGACG CTCTCGGCAGAACAACTCATGGCATTTTTCTCTGGCTGTGGTGAGATCAGATATGTTAGAATGTCAGGAGATGAAACCCAGCCCACCAG gtttgcttttgttgagTTTTCAGAGTCCAGTGCAGTAAACACTGCCTTGCAGTACAATGGAGCAATTTTTGGTGGCCGACCGCTCAA AGTCAACCACTCCAAAAATGCCATTGTTAAGCCAGCATCAAAATCCTCAGACAAGGATAGAAAAGATGTTGACAAAGCAATGCGGCGTGTCAAAGAAGCATCCTCCATAATTGAAGATGAAATTGATCCAG CGGACAAGTCAAGATCTCGCTCCAGATCAAGATCTAGACAAAGATCCAGATCAAG GTCCAGAAGACGTAAGTCTCGTTCCGGGTCAGGATCTCGTAGAAGGCGGTCACGCACTCGCTCACCTTCCAG GTCCATGAGACGCAGATCTCGTTCCACGTCAGTGTCTCGAAGAAGAAAGCGATCACGCACCCGCTCACCCTCCAG AGATAAATATAGAGACAGGCGTCGTAGATCTCGTTCATCATCACGGCACAAGAATTTTCGACGTTCTAGGAGCAG GGAAAGGAGGAAACCAAGGCGTTCTAGGTCAAGGGAACGAAAGTCCAGATCTCGTGACCGCTCACGTGATAAGTCTAGAGAAAGAAAGAGGACAGTTTCACCAGAGAGATCGCcatcaaaagaaagaaaaccagtAAAGGAGAAATCCGTGGAGAAAGATGAAGTAAAGGAGAAAAGCAGAGAAAAATCAGAAGAAAGGGCAGACACAGAGAAAAGGATATccaaggaaaatgaaagagcaaaagaaaaagaactagaaagagaaaaagaacgagaaagaagaaaggaaaaggaaagacagaaagaaaaggagagaGAAAAGGAAAGGGAAAAACGAGAAcgggagaaagaaaaagagaagcaACGAGAGGAAGAACGAGAGAGGAAACGTGAAAGAGAACAagaacgagaaaaagagcgtgACAGGGACAGACGTAGGGGAAGATCAAAGAGTGCATCAAGGTCGCCATCTCCGAAGAG GCATCACaagagaaagaaggaaaagaaaaccagAGAAAAAAAGTACAGCAGTTCACAAAGTGCTGATGAAGAAAGtgacaaagaaagaaactttCCAG CAGAGAGTGATggagaaaaggagaaaagtaAGAGAAGCAAACGACATGGTAGTGTAGAACCACAAGACAGTGAAGACTCGGATTACGAGAAGactaagaaaaagaagaagaaatatgTTGAAGAAGACATGGATGAGGACATGTCAGATGATGAGGAGCGAAGAGATGAGCGGGAAGATAAACAGTACAGTGAGCAACGAGATGAAAGCCGAcacagagaagaaaaaagtgaCCGAGACAACAGGGATGAGAGGAAGTCAAAGAAGAAATCACGAGGATACAAGAAGAAGCCAGTTAGTGCTGGCGATTATGACAGTGACAGTCACTGA
- the LOC141866049 gene encoding adrenodoxin-like protein 1, mitochondrial: MSQQCFAQKRCAIMTLLQRSSLLLPKVKDAMRWTALLQLKLTPTRYKFHTRSGPLFSGEYEMQDPKSPDEVVNVTFIDRGGNPIAVKGKVGDNLLYLAHRYGIEMEGACEASLACSTCHVYVKEDYFDQLPEPDEKEDDMLDMAPFLQENSRLGCQIILAKDLEGLEVTLPKATRNFYVDGHVPQPH; this comes from the exons ATGTCACAGCAATGTTTTGCGCAGAAACGCTGTGCCATAATGACGCTGCTTCAAAGAAGTTCACTGTTATTACCAAAAGTCAAGGACGCCATGCGATGGACAGCTCTGTTACAACTCAAATTAACTCCGACGAGATACAAGTTTCACACGCGTTCAG GACCACTCTTTAGTGGAGAATATGAGATGCAAGATCCCAAATCTCCAGATGAAGT cGTCAACGTGACTTTCATCGATCGTGGTGGAAATCCAATAGCAGTGAAAGGGAAAGTGGGTGATAACTTATTGTATTTGGCGCACCGTTATGGAATTGAAATGGAAG GAGCTTGTGAGGCTTCATTGGCTTGTTCTACATGCCATGTGTATGTGAAAGAAGACTATTTTGACCAGCTTCCAGAACCTGACGAGAA ggaaGATGATATGTTAGATATGGCTCCGTTTCTTCAAGAAAACTCACGATTAG GATGTCAGATCATTTTGGCAAAGGATTTGGAAGGTCTTGAGGTCACTTTGCCCAAGGCGACAAGAAACTTTTATGTCGATGGACATGTTCCACAACCCCACTAA
- the LOC141866030 gene encoding uncharacterized protein LOC141866030 isoform X3, translated as MVHLGTATRVCFVKFTDPSSVHVAQHLTNTVFIDRALIVVPVQDGTIPDESQAVQLAAPASAVAGGFTGSSGGLLPTPPIPAQVPIVPGVVSTVIPGLATTLTMPAPLPTPPPLTNVDPSKIDEIRRTVYVGNLDTTLSAEQLMAFFSGCGEIRYVRMSGDETQPTRFAFVEFSESSAVNTALQYNGAIFGGRPLKVNHSKNAIVKPASKSSDKDRKDVDKAMRRVKEASSIIEDEIDPADKSRSRSRSRSRQRSRSRSRRRKSRSGSGSRRRRSRTRSPSRSMRRRSRSTSVSRRRKRSRTRSPSRDKYRDRRRRSRSSSRHKNFRRSRSRERRKPRRSRSRERKSRSRDRSRDKSRERKRTVSPERSPSKERKPVKEKSVEKDEVKEKSREKSEERADTEKRISKENERAKEKELEREKERERRKEKERQKEKEREKEREKREREKEKEKQREEERERKREREQEREKERDRDRRRGRSKSASRSPSPKRHHKRKKEKKTREKKYSSSQSADEESDKERNFPAESDGEKEKSKRSKRHGSVEPQDSEDSDYEKTKKKKKKYVEEDMDEDMSDDEERRDEREDKQYSEQRDESRHREEKSDRDNRDERKSKKKSRGYKKKPVSAGDYDSDSH; from the exons ATGGTCCACCTCGGTACTGCGACTCGTGTATGCTTTGTCAAGTTTACTGATCCCTCCAGCGTGCATGTTGCACAACATCTCACAAACACTGTCTTTATAGACAGAGCTCTGATTGTGGTACCAGTTCAAGATG GAACAATACCAGATGAATCTCAAGCAGTTCAGTTAGCAGCACCAGCAAGTGCTGTTGCTGGAGGATTTACTGGATCATCAGGAGGACTTCTACCCACCCCACCCATACCAGCTCAG GTTCCTATTGTTCCTGGTGTTGTTTCCACTGTGATTCCTGGG TTGGCCACCACTCTGACAATGCCAGCACCCCTACCAACCCCTCCCCCATTGACCAATGTGGACCCAAGCAAAATTGATGAAATAAGAAGAACTGTGTATGTTGGTAACTTGGATACGACG CTCTCGGCAGAACAACTCATGGCATTTTTCTCTGGCTGTGGTGAGATCAGATATGTTAGAATGTCAGGAGATGAAACCCAGCCCACCAG gtttgcttttgttgagTTTTCAGAGTCCAGTGCAGTAAACACTGCCTTGCAGTACAATGGAGCAATTTTTGGTGGCCGACCGCTCAA AGTCAACCACTCCAAAAATGCCATTGTTAAGCCAGCATCAAAATCCTCAGACAAGGATAGAAAAGATGTTGACAAAGCAATGCGGCGTGTCAAAGAAGCATCCTCCATAATTGAAGATGAAATTGATCCAG CGGACAAGTCAAGATCTCGCTCCAGATCAAGATCTAGACAAAGATCCAGATCAAG GTCCAGAAGACGTAAGTCTCGTTCCGGGTCAGGATCTCGTAGAAGGCGGTCACGCACTCGCTCACCTTCCAG GTCCATGAGACGCAGATCTCGTTCCACGTCAGTGTCTCGAAGAAGAAAGCGATCACGCACCCGCTCACCCTCCAG AGATAAATATAGAGACAGGCGTCGTAGATCTCGTTCATCATCACGGCACAAGAATTTTCGACGTTCTAGGAGCAG GGAAAGGAGGAAACCAAGGCGTTCTAGGTCAAGGGAACGAAAGTCCAGATCTCGTGACCGCTCACGTGATAAGTCTAGAGAAAGAAAGAGGACAGTTTCACCAGAGAGATCGCcatcaaaagaaagaaaaccagtAAAGGAGAAATCCGTGGAGAAAGATGAAGTAAAGGAGAAAAGCAGAGAAAAATCAGAAGAAAGGGCAGACACAGAGAAAAGGATATccaaggaaaatgaaagagcaaaagaaaaagaactagaaagagaaaaagaacgagaaagaagaaaggaaaaggaaagacagaaagaaaaggagagaGAAAAGGAAAGGGAAAAACGAGAAcgggagaaagaaaaagagaagcaACGAGAGGAAGAACGAGAGAGGAAACGTGAAAGAGAACAagaacgagaaaaagagcgtgACAGGGACAGACGTAGGGGAAGATCAAAGAGTGCATCAAGGTCGCCATCTCCGAAGAG GCATCACaagagaaagaaggaaaagaaaaccagAGAAAAAAAGTACAGCAGTTCACAAAGTGCTGATGAAGAAAGtgacaaagaaagaaactttCCAG CAGAGAGTGATggagaaaaggagaaaagtaAGAGAAGCAAACGACATGGTAGTGTAGAACCACAAGACAGTGAAGACTCGGATTACGAGAAGactaagaaaaagaagaagaaatatgTTGAAGAAGACATGGATGAGGACATGTCAGATGATGAGGAGCGAAGAGATGAGCGGGAAGATAAACAGTACAGTGAGCAACGAGATGAAAGCCGAcacagagaagaaaaaagtgaCCGAGACAACAGGGATGAGAGGAAGTCAAAGAAGAAATCACGAGGATACAAGAAGAAGCCAGTTAGTGCTGGCGATTATGACAGTGACAGTCACTGA